The Chitinophaga sp. H8 genome contains a region encoding:
- a CDS encoding RagB/SusD family nutrient uptake outer membrane protein: MNTFNQKIYSMLVVLVIMTSGCGKDFLKIDPKTDVNADSYFKDENQINQAVSGAYVPMRDLTKSFTWIFLEMRSDNTAFQYNNKDRGSEQREFIDEFLVTAAAEQIGQLWSGAYTGISRCNDILAKIIPVEMDAAKKDQYIGEAKFMRAYYYYNLVQLYGGVPLRLEPVNGPEDARSKGRATVAEVYDALESDLKDAAEKLPPKYSSDQAGRATKGAAKTLLAKLYMLKKNYKAAIPVLREVMTLGYDLLPQYADLFKPVNKNNQESIFEVQFLGSVPELASNFMYQFVPFTSGNIITKDPNNRILGGGAGWNIPTEDMLNAYEPGDKRKAISVSEGYTDENNVFVKVPYIRKYVNGFADAGRTDDNFPVLRFADVLLMLAECLNEEGYAANGEAFNLLNRVRHRADLGDKKAVTVPDQAAFRLAIEQERQVELAFENHRWFDLVRTGRAVTVMNAHGKREKATKTYLPGNAYEVTDNKLLLPIPQREVNLDKLDQNTGY, from the coding sequence ATGAACACGTTTAATCAAAAAATATATAGCATGCTCGTAGTGCTGGTGATAATGACCAGCGGATGTGGTAAAGATTTTCTGAAAATAGATCCGAAGACAGATGTAAATGCAGACAGTTATTTTAAGGATGAAAATCAGATTAACCAGGCTGTGTCAGGTGCATATGTACCTATGCGTGATCTGACTAAATCATTTACCTGGATCTTTCTGGAAATGCGTTCGGATAATACTGCTTTTCAATACAATAATAAAGACAGGGGATCGGAGCAGCGGGAATTTATAGATGAGTTTCTGGTGACTGCCGCAGCGGAGCAGATAGGGCAGTTGTGGTCAGGTGCCTATACAGGTATTTCCAGGTGTAATGATATACTGGCAAAGATCATACCTGTAGAAATGGATGCTGCCAAAAAGGATCAGTATATAGGGGAGGCAAAATTTATGCGGGCTTATTACTACTATAACCTGGTGCAGTTGTATGGCGGCGTTCCCTTGCGGCTGGAGCCGGTGAATGGCCCGGAAGACGCACGTTCCAAGGGAAGAGCTACTGTAGCTGAGGTGTATGATGCTTTGGAAAGCGATCTGAAAGATGCTGCAGAAAAACTGCCACCTAAGTATTCATCCGATCAGGCGGGGCGGGCTACCAAAGGCGCCGCTAAAACCTTGCTGGCAAAATTGTATATGCTGAAGAAAAATTACAAGGCTGCTATCCCGGTATTAAGGGAAGTAATGACTTTAGGATATGACCTGCTGCCTCAATATGCCGATCTGTTTAAGCCTGTTAATAAGAATAATCAGGAGTCTATCTTTGAGGTGCAGTTTTTGGGAAGTGTGCCGGAGCTGGCCAGTAATTTTATGTACCAGTTCGTGCCTTTTACTTCCGGTAATATTATCACCAAAGATCCGAATAACAGGATTCTGGGCGGTGGTGCAGGTTGGAACATCCCTACAGAAGATATGCTGAATGCTTATGAACCAGGTGATAAGCGGAAAGCAATCTCAGTAAGCGAGGGGTATACAGATGAGAATAATGTTTTTGTAAAGGTACCTTATATCCGCAAGTATGTAAATGGTTTTGCAGATGCAGGGCGTACGGATGATAACTTTCCGGTATTGCGTTTTGCAGATGTATTGCTGATGCTGGCAGAATGTTTGAATGAGGAAGGGTATGCAGCCAATGGAGAAGCATTTAATTTATTGAACCGGGTAAGACATCGTGCTGACCTGGGAGATAAAAAGGCGGTTACAGTACCTGATCAGGCAGCTTTCCGCCTGGCCATTGAGCAGGAGCGGCAGGTAGAGCTCGCTTTTGAGAATCACCGGTGGTTTGATCTGGTACGTACTGGCAGGGCCGTTACAGTGATGAATGCACATGGCAAGCGGGAAAAGGCTACTAAGACCTATTTACCGGGTAACGCCTATGAAGTAACGGATAACAAGCTGCTGTTACCTATTCCGCAGCGGGAAGTAAACCTGGATAAACTGGATCAGAACACAGGATATTAG
- a CDS encoding AAA family ATPase has product MKEVHMWTISKQQDWAYLEGCFDWVRVMQEVPQDERHHAEGNVAIHTQMVLAALKALPGFAALAPAAQEVLWAAALLHDVEKYSTTVLEPDGSITSKGHARKGETRARQILYRDIATPFEIREQIAKLVRYHGLPLWIFEKPDPQRALILASMEVNTQWLALLARADALGRICEDQAELLYRIDCFEELCRENNCWGAAYPFATDTAKMHYLQREEVSPEYVPFEKPQVSVVLMSGLPGAGKDTYVQRHYKQWPVISLDDIRVSMKIKPTDKSGNGQVIQAAKEMAKGYLRQQKDFVWNATNITRQMREQLIGLFLTYQARVTIVYIEVPCQELLQQNRSREAIVPAAAMERLIQKLEVPTLTEAHEVVYAVRG; this is encoded by the coding sequence ATGAAGGAGGTACACATGTGGACGATAAGTAAACAACAGGACTGGGCGTACCTGGAAGGGTGTTTTGACTGGGTACGTGTAATGCAGGAGGTGCCGCAGGATGAACGTCATCATGCAGAAGGAAATGTGGCGATACATACACAAATGGTGCTGGCTGCATTAAAAGCACTGCCGGGCTTTGCAGCATTAGCACCAGCAGCACAGGAAGTATTATGGGCAGCAGCCTTGCTGCATGATGTGGAAAAGTATAGTACAACCGTACTGGAACCAGATGGCAGTATCACCTCAAAAGGGCATGCCCGCAAAGGAGAAACAAGGGCGAGGCAGATCCTGTACCGGGATATTGCTACCCCCTTTGAGATCAGGGAACAGATTGCCAAACTGGTGAGGTATCATGGCCTGCCCTTATGGATATTTGAGAAGCCAGACCCGCAGCGGGCGTTGATACTGGCCAGTATGGAAGTAAATACGCAGTGGCTGGCATTGCTGGCCAGGGCAGATGCCTTGGGGCGGATATGTGAAGATCAGGCAGAGCTGTTATACCGCATAGACTGTTTTGAAGAACTATGCCGGGAAAATAATTGCTGGGGAGCGGCCTATCCATTTGCTACAGACACCGCAAAAATGCATTACCTGCAAAGAGAGGAGGTATCGCCGGAATATGTGCCATTTGAAAAGCCACAGGTGTCTGTTGTGCTGATGAGTGGCTTGCCTGGTGCAGGGAAGGACACTTATGTGCAACGTCACTACAAACAGTGGCCTGTAATATCCCTGGATGATATCCGGGTGAGCATGAAGATCAAGCCTACAGATAAGAGTGGTAATGGACAGGTGATTCAGGCTGCAAAGGAAATGGCCAAAGGATACCTGCGTCAGCAAAAGGATTTTGTATGGAATGCTACCAACATTACCCGGCAAATGCGGGAGCAGCTGATAGGGTTGTTTTTAACTTATCAGGCGCGGGTAACCATTGTGTATATAGAAGTGCCTTGTCAGGAACTGTTGCAGCAAAACAGGTCGCGGGAGGCTATTGTCCCCGCGGCGGCCATGGAAAGGCTGATACAGAAACTGGAAGTGCCTACTTTAACAGAAGCACATGAGGTAGTATACGCTGTGCGCGGATAA
- a CDS encoding RNA ligase family protein: MAISQKYGRTYHYPFSPGTTSDDRIRHDYWECISRIPTLVHTEKLDGENNCLSRHGVFARSHAAPTTSPWTAGIRSYWQSIRHDIGDLEIFVENLYAIHSIEYHNLEHHFYVFAIREGERWLSWEETRFYAGMLDLPVVPEIKIIDTPLEQGAFEKDILQITGGSGALDPHDAYTGLPVTMEGIVTRDAGSYAVADFASHVFKYVRKGHVKTDEHWTRNWRRARLKYEGGTHVDDK, encoded by the coding sequence ATGGCTATTTCACAAAAATATGGCCGTACCTATCATTATCCGTTTTCCCCGGGTACTACCAGTGATGACCGTATCCGGCATGATTACTGGGAATGCATTTCCCGTATACCCACATTAGTGCATACAGAAAAGCTGGATGGAGAAAACAATTGTTTATCAAGACATGGGGTGTTTGCACGTTCACATGCAGCCCCTACTACTTCTCCATGGACGGCTGGCATCCGTAGCTATTGGCAAAGCATCAGGCATGATATCGGGGATCTGGAAATCTTTGTAGAGAACCTGTATGCCATACATTCTATAGAATACCATAACCTGGAGCATCATTTTTATGTGTTTGCGATCCGGGAAGGAGAGCGGTGGCTGAGTTGGGAGGAGACCCGGTTTTATGCGGGAATGCTTGATTTGCCGGTGGTGCCGGAGATAAAAATAATAGATACTCCCCTGGAGCAAGGGGCATTTGAAAAAGACATATTACAGATAACGGGTGGCAGCGGCGCACTGGATCCTCATGACGCGTATACCGGATTGCCGGTAACGATGGAAGGGATTGTAACCCGCGATGCCGGCAGTTATGCGGTAGCAGATTTTGCCTCTCATGTATTCAAGTATGTACGCAAGGGGCATGTGAAAACAGATGAACACTGGACCCGCAACTGGCGTCGTGCCCGTTTAAAATATGAAGGAGGTACACATGTGGACGATAAGTAA